The sequence below is a genomic window from Providencia rettgeri.
TCAACGGGAGCCCGTATGATTTCTAATTGGTTTCTTTCTTTATTTTTTAATAATTCTTGTTCAAGAGAAACTCGCTTAAAGTCGGCTTGTTTGTATTTTTCATCCCACTCTTGGTTTTTTTGTGCTTTCATTCTGCCCATCTTTTCATTTAAGGCGTGATGCTGGCTTTTTAGAATTGATAACTCAGATAATTTGGTGACTTTTTCTTTTTTAGCGATTAATAGTTCCCGCTCTTGTTCTAAAAACTCTTTCTGGCTGATTAACTGCTTTTCTGTTAACGAATGGTGTGCATCAAGGCGCTTTTTGATGTTCACAATGAGGGAGTTGATGGTTAGTAATTCATCTTTTCTAGCTTGTTGATTAACAATATTTAATTGAATTTCATTGTTAAGTTCATTAATTAATGAATCAAATTCTATTTTTTGTGTTTGATAGCTAGCCCGTGTATTGTTCTGTTCTGTTTCAGTTAATTGACTAAATAAAGGCAACTGCTCAAGGGGCTGTTGTGAAATCAATGATTGATAAATTAATATTTCAGATACATGGAAATTATGCTGATAATTTAAACTTAGAATATCTTGGTCAACGCCGAGCACATTGACAGTGATTAAAGGATCCCCTTGTTTCACGATTTGCCCATCAGTAACATGAATGTGTTCTAAACGACTTAATTCAAACGCTTGAATTAACTGTGTTCGTCCCGAAACAATTAGTTTGCCCTGAGTTGTTGCTTGAATATCCAACTTGCCAAAAAATGACCAAGTTACAGCAAGAAAAACGCCTATACCAATAGAAATAGCGACATAGAGAGCCAAATAAGACGGAGGTGTCTTTAATATCGCTAAGTGTGAAGGCAAAAAGCTGTTATAACGGTTTTTGTCTAATCGATGTTTCATTTTACGTCCATGTCTGATTTCAGAGACTGCTGTAGAGTCCACAAGTGTTTATAAAAATTACCTTGTTCAATAAGTTGCTGGTGGCTACCTTGCTCAATGATTTCCCCATTTTTCATCACAATGATCCGCTGGTGATGGCGAATAGTTGATAAGCGATGAGCGATAGTGATGATGGTTCTTCCTTTTGCAATGATATGCATATTTTCTTGAATAACGGCTTGGGACTCGTCATCTAATGCGCTAGTCGCCTCATCAAATATAATTACTCTCGGGTTTGAGAGTAGTGTCCGAGCAATTGCAATACGTTGGCGTTGACCGCCAGAAAGGGATGTTCCTCCCTCGGCAAGAACGGTGTCGTAACCTTTTGGCAATTTCAAAATAAAATCATGTGCTCCCGCCATTTTGGCCGCATGAATGACTTCGTCCATGGAAGCATCCGGTGAGGTTTGAGCAATATTGTGAAAAACGGATTGGCTGAATAAAAAATTCTCTTGCAGCACAATGCCAATTTGTTGACGAAGGGAGTGTAAGTTAATCGCGGATATGGGCGTGTGATCCACGAAAATGGTGCCACTCTCTGGGGTATAGAGCCGCAGTAACAATTTAGCAAGGGTACTTTTACCTGACCCGGAAGTACCAACAATACCAATAGTTTCACCCGCTTTAATATTTAAATTAAAGTTTTTTAGAACAAATGGCATGTTAGGTTGGTAGCGGAACGAGATATTCTTTAAATTTAAGTGCCCTTGAAGAGGCAATTTATTTTCTTGCTGAGACTGTTCAATAGGTAAGTTGATAATTTGGGAAAGTTTTTCGATAGCGACACGGGTTCGAATGTAATCCCCCCACAGTTTAGTGAGTTTGATGAGAGGCTGGTTAGCATGATTAACCATCATGTGAAAAGCAATAAGCTGGCCAATTGTCATCTGCAATGCTAAAACTTCAGAGGCACCAACCCACAATACAATGGCACTGGTGATTTTTTCAATAGCCATAACCAGATGTTCAGAACGTGAGCTTATTTGCCCTGATACAAAGTTAGTTTGGCTCATATCAGCGGTTTGGCCGTCCCAGCGACGAGTAAAATTTGGTTCTACGGATAAGCTTTTCGCAGTTTCGATTCCATTAATGCTTTCGGTCAAAAAAGAGGTATTGATGGCGATATTGGTAAACTGTTGTTGTGCTGCGGATTCAATTTTAGGTGTTAACCACCAAGCTAATAAAAGATAAAATGGAATAGAACACAGAAATATTATTGTGAGTGTTGTAGAGATTAAATTCATCACAAAAATAAATACAAATAAAAATAGCACATCGACACATAGAGTAAAAAAGCTGCTGGTTAAAAATTCACGAATAGTTTCGAGCTCTTTCACTCGGGTGACAATTGCGCCTATTTGCCTACTTTTAAAAAAGGGGATAGGCAGCCTAAGTAAATGATCAACCAGCTTTAAGCCGAGTGTCATGTCAATGCGGTTAACGGTATGGTGATAAATATACTCACGTAACCCTTTCAATGTCACTTCTATTAGTGCTGCAATAATTAACCCAAAAATTAAAACATCCAAGGTGACTAAGCTATTATGAACGAGCACTTTATCCATAATAACTTGCATAACAATAGGGGAAACTAATGCAAGTATTTGCAATATAAATGAAAAGAATAAAACCCACAAAATAATGGATTTGTATTTCATAAATTCAACTTGGAACCAAGTGATGTCAAATTGCCCCTGTTTAAGGCTGACCTGTAGCCAATGACCACTCCATTGCTGATTCAGTTCTTCAATACTCCATATCTCTGGCGGTGTATGGCCAAATTGCTGGACGAGCACTTGTTCTTGGTTGCGGTTAGCTAATAGGAAAGCCTCTCCTTTGGTATTATATAAAATAGCAGGGCAAACTATTTTAGTTAGATTTTTATTTCTCTGATATTTATTCCTACAGCGAATGGAGTATTTCGATTTAATAAGGTTAAGTTTTTCATTGTAACTAATAGGTTCATTGAGTGTTTTTTCCAGTTCTTTAGGGTTTATCCCCCCTGATAACTTAGCAATAACACTAATAAAGTATAATGTCGATTTTGATTTGAGACTATCCATTTTCTATATTAATAAATTCCTTAAGTTATTTTAATTTCTTAATTAAAACCTGTGTTAATAAAATATACAGTAGGTAATAATAAAATAGGGCGGAATTTGGATAATACAGGGTTTGTAATTCGCTGTGTATTGAAGTTAGTCTCATTATGTAATTAATGAAGAAATTATATTTAACCGCAAATATATTTAAAGATATTGAAAAGTTGTATATCTCTTCAATATCTATATTTAAATGTAATTAATTATTCGGGGATAGATAAAAACCGATGGATAGCTCTTAAAACATGGTCTGGCTTTTCTGCATGAACCCAGTGGCCTGTATCAGCGACAACCCATGCTTTGGCTTGCGGAAACTGTTGTGCGATTTGGTCTTTATATTCAGCTTGTACATAGGGGGAGTTTCCACCGGGGATTAACAATACGGATTTGTCCCAGGCAGGTACTGTTTCCCAACCAATAATGCTTTCATAATTAGTTTTGAGAGCAGGTAAATTAAATTTCCACTCACCTTGTTTAAAAGATTTAAGCAGAAATTGGATTACGCCATCTTCGTTAATGTAATCACGCATAATCACGGTAGCTTCTTGGCGAGTTTTTGCATTTTTTGCTGTGACTGCATCAAGAGCCGCAAATATTTTATCATGACGACGGACTTGGTAAGCAACGGGCGCCATATCAATCGCCACGATACTATCAATAAAATTAGGGGCGATTGCGGTTGCTGCCATGGCAATTTTCCCCCCCATTGAGTGGCCAATTAAAATAGCATTTTTGTAACCTAAAGATTTTACTAACGTAATAACATCTTGAGCCATTTGCTGGTAGCTCATTTGCTCATCACGAAATGAGTCGCCATGATTACGAACATCAATTTGGATCGTATCGAAATATTGTTGTAAATTACGTCCTAAAACACCTAAGTTATTAAGGTCACCAAATAACCCATGGATGAGTACTATAGGGCTATTTGAGATTGGATTTTCAGGTTTATGAATAGTATGGTTAAGTAATACAGTCATATTTGTTTGATCAATTCGTCAGCGGTACATGCGCCTTATCATGTCACGGCTCTGCATAAAATCCAAATGGTCAAATAAACGGCAATCTTGGCTGCTGTAAATTAATGGGGGGATAACTAAGGGGATCGCCGCCAGTAAATTTCAAAAAATTGAATTGGGTCACTGAGGTGAAATATTGAAAGTAATGGCGTGATAACCCACTGAATTATCTTTGAACATTAGAATAATGTTTACTTTAAGTCATTGAAATTTTAATTGTTTTGTTTTTTTTAAATCTGTCTTATAATCACACCGCAAATTTTAGTTAAATAAGTACTGGGAAAAAATGAAAACGATAGAAGTTGATGAAGAGCTTTACCGCTATATTGCGAGCCATACACAGCATATCGGTGAAAGTGCATCGGATATTTTGCGCCGTATGTTAAATTTCAAATCCGGGCAGCCAGTACAAGCAAAAGAAATGGGCCAGGAACATGCTGTTATTAAAGCTGAACCTGCGATGAGTATACCTGCTGTTGCATTAAATCCTGTTAGAGTCATGAGAGAGCTTCTGCTATCTGATGCTTACGCAGAAAAAAGTAAAGCGATTGACCGCTTTATGTTGATTTTATCTACTTTATATAGTTTAGATGCAAATCGTTTTGCGAGTGCGACAGAGCTAATGCATGGCCGAACTCGTATTTATTTTGCTGGTGATGAACAAACATTACTTGCAGCTGGTAAACAGTCTAAACCGCGTCATATCCCAGGAACACCCTATTGGGTGATCACGAACACGAATACGAATCGTAAGCGTAGTATGGTGGATGCGATCATGCAGGAAATGCAATTTCCAGCCAATGTGATTGAAAAAGTTTGTAATACTATTTAAAACTGAAAGGCCACTGATGTTGATAGCAAAGCATCAGTGCTTTGGGAGAAAACAAGTGACAATACATGAACGTGCAGGGCAGCTTCCGTTTCAAAGTGACTTGATCAATGTCGCTCAATTAACCGCTCAATATTATACACAGCAACCGCAACCTGGAAATGCATCTCAAGCTGTTAAGTTTGGCACATCAGGGCATCGTGGTAGTTCATTGCGTAAAAACTTTAATGAAAACCATATATTAGCTATTGCACAAGCGATTGCTGATTTACGTAAAAAGCAAGGCGTAACAGGCCCTTGTTTTGTGGGGAAAGACACCCATGCGTTATCAGAAGCGGCATTTATCACGGTGGTTGAAGTCTTAGCGGCAAATCAAGTTCATGTTATTGTTCAGGAAAATAATGGATTTACCCCAACGCCTGCCGTTTCTCATGCTATTTTGAGTTATAACCAATCACATCAGGATGTTGCGGATGGTATTGTTATTACCCCATCACATAACCCACCTGAAGATGGCGGTATTAAATATAATCCTGCGAATGGTGGGCCAGCAGATACCGATTTAACGTCTGTCATTGAGAAAAATGCTAACCAATTACTAGCCAATCACCTTGAAGGGGTTAATAGAACCAACTTTGATAGCGCGATGGCGAGTGAATACGTCATTCAGCAAGATTTGGTTATGCCTTATGTCTCTGCATTAGGCGAAGTTGTTGATATGCAAGCAATTGCTAAATCTGGTTTAAAAATTGGCGTAGACCCATTGGGCGGCTCTGGTATTGAATATTGGAAAAAAATTGCTGAATATTATCAATTAGATATTGAAATCGTAAACGACCAACTAGACCAAACATTCCGTTTTATGCCTTTAGACCATGATGGTGTCATCCGTATGGACTGCTCATCAAGTTGGGCAATGGCAGGTTTGCTTGGGATGAAAGAAAAATTTGATTTAGCTTTCGCTAATGACCCTGACTATGACCGTCATGGTATTGTTACACCAGCTGGTTTAATGAATCCCAACCACTATCTCGCAGTGGCAATCGACTACCTATTCCAACATCGTCCTCAGTGGGGGAAAGACGTTGCTGTAGGGAAAACACTAGTCTCAAGTGCAATGATTGACCGTGTTGTAAACGATATAGGGCGTGAACTCGTTGAAGTGCCTGTTGGGTTTAAATGGTTTGTTGATGGGTTATTCAGCGGCCAGCTAGGTTTTGGCGGTGAGGAAAGTGCTGGGGCATCGTTCTTAAAGTTCGATGGCACCCCTTGGTCAACAGACAAAGACGGTATCATCCTTTGCTTACTTGCAGCGGAAATTACAGCTGTTACCGGTGAGAATCCACAACAACGTTACAATAATTTAGCGAAAAAATTTGGGGCTCCGATTTATAATCGTATTCAAGCGAAAGCCAGCCATGAAGAAAAAGCGAAATTAAGTAAATTATCGCCGGAAATGGTTGCAGCAGACACATTGGCGGGAGATAAAATTACACAGCGTTTAACCGCTGCCCCCGGTAATAATGCGCCAATTGGTGGTTTAAAAATCATGACTGATTATGGCTGGTTCGCAGCAAGACCATCAGGCACGGAAGAAGCGTATAAAATTTATTGTGAAAGCTTCCGTGGAGAAGCGCATTTACGCCAAATAGAAAAAGAAGCGATTGAGATCGTTAGTAAAGTTATTCGCTAATTTTTTAACCCTTCATAAAAGACATTTCAATAAATATCCCGAATGCAACGCTATGATGTAATTCGGGATATTATCGCTTATTTATTGTTAATTTCTCCATAAAATGATGCTTGTCGAGAGTGTGACGAGATTAACAAAATTCTTTTCCTCATTATCAAAAAATAACGCCCTTTTCTTTTTTTTGCTTGCTGACAATAACCGTTGCAGCTAAAGGCTTGGAGTGGTACAACTTTATGTATCTGAGTGAATTTTATTAACCATAATTGAAGATGGATAGGGTGAGGTCAATGAGTCAGGTTTATAATTTCAGTGCAGGCCCAGCTATGCTACCTGTTGAAGTCATGCGTCGTGCTGAACAAGAATTTTGTAACTGGAAAGGTTTAGGTGTTTCTGTGATGGAAGTTAGCCATCGCGGAAAAGACTTTATCGAAGTGGCAACGGAAGCAGAGCAAAATCTACGTGATTTATTAAATATCCCTGATAACTATAAAGTTTTATTTTGTCACGGTGGGGCTCGAGCCCATTTTGCAACGTTACCCATGAATTTATTAGGTGATAAAACGACCGCAGACTATATCGTAAGCGGCTATTGGTCAGAGTCTGCAGCAAAAGAAGCTGAAAAATACTGCACACCTAATGTGATTCAAATTACCGAAGAAAAAGACGGTGTTGTAAGTTTAAAACCTATGAAAGATTGGCCATTAAGTGATGATGCCGCTTATGTCCATTATTGTCCAAATGAAACCATTGGCGGCTTAGCCATTCATGAGGAACCTGACTTCCCTGAAGATAAAATTATTGTTGCTGACTACTCCTCTTCTATCTTATCTAAACCGATTGATGTCAGTCGCTATGGTGTGATTTATGCAGGGGCCCAAAAAAATATTGGGCCAGCTGGGCTTACCATCGTTATTATCCGAGAAGACCTACTCGGTAAAGCTTCACCTCAGACCCCATCGGTATTTGATTACACGGTATTAGCAAAACACGATTCAATGTTTAATACTCCACCGACTTTCGCTTGGTATCTTGCAGGGATGGTCTTCAAATGGTTAAAAGAGCAAGGCGGTTTGCAAGAAATGGCTAAGCGTAATTATGAGAAATCACAATTACTTTACAATGCAATTGATGATAGCCAGTTCTATATTAACCGTGTTGCAGTTGAAAATCGGTCTTGGATGAATATACCGTTTCAAATGCAAAATCCGGCTCTTGATGCAAAATTTATCGAAGAAGCCAAAGAGCAAGGCTTACTTTCGCTAAAAGGCCATAAAGTGGCTGGTGGTATGCGTGCATCAATCTACAATGCGATGCCATTAGCAGGTGTACAGGCTTTGGTTGACTTTATGGCAAACTTTGAACGCCATAATGCTTAACATATTGAGTAAGCTGGTAAAATAGGACGTTTTGCCAGTTTTCGGGCTCTTTTATAGTTAATTAAAAAGAAAAAAGAGCTCGGTTATTTTTATTTGCAAACTTCACTGGAGAACCTGCTTTCTATGCAATCCCTGACATTACAACCTATCTCTTCAATTAACGGCACGATTAATTTGCCAGGGTCTAAAAGTGTTTCAAACCGCGCACTGTTATTAGCCGCGATGGCTAAAGGAACGACCACACTCACTAACTTATTAGACAGTGATGATATTCGCCATATGCTGAATGCATTAAGCCAGTTAGGTGTGAAATATCAACTATCTGAGGACAAAACACGTTGTCGTGTGGAAGGGATAGGCGGAAACTTATCTCATCCAAATGATCTAGAGATATTTTTAGGCAATGCCGGAACGGCAATGCGCCCACTGGCTGCTGCATTATCACTAAGTCACAATAATATTATTTTGACGGGTGAGCCTCGCATGAAAGAGCGCCCAATTGGGCATTTGGTCGATGCATTAAGGGAAGGTGGCGCAGAAATTGAATATTTAGAGCAGGAAAACTACCCGCCACTACGCTTAAAAGGTGGTTTCATCGGTGGTCAAATTTCAGTTGATGGGTCTGTTTCCAGCCAATTTTTAACTGCGTTATTAATGGCAGCGCCCCGTGCAGAACAAGACACAACAATTACAATTATTGGCGAGTTAGTTTCCAAACCTTATATTGATATCACGTTAGCATTAATGAAAACATTTGGTGTTAATGTCGAAAATCATCAATATGAACATTTCGTTATCAAAGGTCAGCAGCAATATCAGTCACCAGGTGAATATTTAGTTGAGGGTGATGCCTCATCCGCATCTTATTTCCTCGCAGCGGCTGCCATTAAGGGAGGCGTAGTGCGTGTAACAGGAATTGGGCGTAATAGTTTGCAAGGTGATACGAAATTTGCCAACGTTTTAGAAAAAATGGGAGCAACTATTCGTTGGGGTGACGACTTCGTTGAATGTGAACGCGGCACATTGACGGGCATTGACATGGATATGAATGCGATCCCTGATGCGGCAATGACCATTGGAACGGTTGCTCTGTTTGCTGAAGGCGAAACGGTTATTCGTAATATTTATAACTGGCGAGTCAAAGAAACCGACCGGTTATATGCGATGGCGACAGAGCTACGAAAAGTTGGCGCTGAAGTGGAAGAAGGATATGATTATATTCGTGTCGTTCCACCGGAAAAATTACAACATGCTGAAATTGAAACGTATAATGACCATCGTATCGCGATGTGCTTTTCGTTAGTTGCATTATCGGATACACCAGTAACAATTTTGGATCCCGGCTGTACTGCAAAGACTTTCCCAGATTACTTTGAACAATTGGCGCGATTGAGTCACTAATCTACTGGTTAGGTTGGTATTGTTTTTTTGATATCAACCTGATTTTTATTGTTCAAACATCAACTTTTCTTATTTTTTAGTAATCATCAGAACCTGCTTATTTCACAAATCTACTGAATTGGTATAATACTTTCACAGATTTTAATTGCGGGTAGCTAGGCTATTTGCAGAAAAGGAGATTTTTATATGGTGGCGATAGCCCCTGTAATCACCGTTGATGGACCAAGCGGAGCAGGTAAAGGTACACTTTGCCAAGCATTAGCAAACGAATTTGGATGGCAGCTTTTAGACTCTGGTGCAATTTATCGTGTATTAGCGTTAGCGGCGTTGCATCACCATGTTGATATCCAATCCGAAGATGCGTTAGTTCCTTTGGCTGCAAATTTAGATGTGAAATTTGTTCCTGAAAATAATGTCCTGAAAGTGATTCTGGAAGGGGAAGATGTTTCGAATCAAATTAGAACCGAAACAGTAGGGAATACAGCATCCCAAACAGCAACTTTTCCTCGCGTACGTGAAGCGTTACTTCGACGCCAACGTGCATTTAGAACCTTACCCGGGCTTATTGCTGATGGCCGTGATATGGGAACGGTAGTTTTCCCAGATGCCCCAGTCAAAATTTTTCTTGATGCCTCCGCAGAGGAACGTGCTCATCGGCGGATGAAGCAGTTGCAAGAAAAAGGTTTTGATGTTAATTTTGAACGTCTTTTAAGCGAAATTGAAGAGCGTGATTTTCGTGATCGTAATCGCTCTGTAGCGCCTCTCATTGCCGCGAAAGACGCATTAGTGCTGGATTCCACAAGTATGTCTATTGAGGAAGTTATTGAAAAAGCACACACCTATGCAAAAAAAATTCTACAATTATCGTGATAATAGGCTTTATTTTAGCTTATAATTAGATAAGATACGCAATTACCGCTATGTGATTATATTATTAGCATAGCATCAACCTTGCGACATGGAATGTTGTGGGGTATGTGAAACAACCCCATTTGGCGGGAAGCTAAGTGGACGTTAAATAAAAACTCTTGAAGATCATTAATATGACTGAATCTTTTGCTCAACTCTTTGAAGAATCCCTGCAGAATATTGAAACTCGTCCTGGTTCTATCGTCCGTGGTACTGTTGTTGCCATCGATAAAGACGTAGTCCTTGTTGACGCAGGTCTTAAATCAGAATCTGCTATCCCAGTAGAACAGTTCAAAAATGCTCAGGGTGAGCTAGAAATCCAAGTTGGCGACGAAATCGATGTAGCTCTGGATGCAGTAGAAGATGGTTTCGGTGAAACTATCCTGTCTCGTGAGAAAGCTAAACGTCATGAAGCATGGCTGATGCTGGAAAAAGCTTACGAAGAAGCTGAAACTGTAACTGGTGTTATCAACGGTAAAGTTAAAGGTGGTTTCACTGTTGAACTGAACGGTATTCGTGCGTTCTTACCAGGTTCACTGGTTGATGTACGTCCAGTTCGTGATACTACTCACTTGGAAGGCAAAGAGCTTGAGTTCAAAGTAATCAAGCTGGATCAGAAACGCAACAACGTTGTTGTTTCTCGTCGTGCTGTAATTGAATCTGAAAGCAGCGCTGAGCGCGATCAACTGCTGGAAAATCTGCAAGAAGGCATGGAAGTTAAAGGTATCGTTAAGAACCTTACTGACTACGGTGCATTCGTTGATCTGGGCGGTGTTGACGGCCTGCTGCATATCACTGACATGGCTTGGAAACGTGTTAAACACCCAAGCGAAATCGTCAACGTTGGTGATGAAATCAATGTTAAAGTTCTGAAATTCGACCGTGAGCGCACTCGTGTTTCTCTGGGTCTGAAACAACTGGGCGAAGATCCTTGGGTCGCAATCGCTAAACGTTACCCAGAAGGTACTAAACTGACTGGTCGCGTTACTAACCTGACTGACTACGGCTGCTTCGTAGAAATCGAAGAAGGCGTTGAAGGTCTGGTTCACGTTTCAGAAATGGATTGGACTAACAAAAACATCCACCCATCTAAAGTTGTTAACGTTGGTGATGTTGTTGAAGTTATGGTTCTGGATATCGATGAAGAACGTCGTCGTATCTCACTGGGCCTGAAACAGTGCAAATCTAACCCATGGCAGCAATTTGCAGAAACTCACAACAAAGGCGACCGCGTTGAAGGTAAAATCAAGTCTATCACTGACTTCGGTATCTTCATCGGTCTGGACGGCGGCATCGATGGCCTGGTTCACCTGTCTGACATCTCCTGGAACGTTGCAGGCGAAGAAGCAGTTCGTGAATACAAAAAAGGTGATGAAATCGCAGCTGTTGTTCTGCAAGTCGACGCAGAGCGTGAGCGTATTTCTTTAGGTGTTAAACAGTTAGCTGAAGATCCATTCAATAACTACTTAGCAGCAACTAAGAAAGGCGCAATCGTAACTGGTAAAGTAATCGCAGTTGATGCTAAAGGTGCAACTGTTGAGCTGACACTGGGCGTTGAAGGTTACCTGCGTGCATCAGAAGCTTCACGTGACCGTGTTGAAGATGCAACACTGGTTCTGAACGTTGGTGATGATGTTGAAGCTAAATACACTGGTGTTGATCGTAAGAACCGTGTAATTAACCTGTCTGTTCGCGCTAAAGACGAAGCTGATGAGAAAGACGCTGTTGCAGCTGTGAACAAACAAGAAGATACAGCATTCGGCAACAATGCTATGGCTGAAGCTTTCAAAGCAGCTAAAGGCGAATAATTAAGTGGGGGCAACAGTAGCGTTGCCCCTTTGTAACGGTAGTTTAGGGAGGTACTATGACCAAGTCTGAATTAATTGAAAGACTGGCTAGCCAGCAGTCTCATCTTTCAGCAAAAACCGTTGAGGAAGCTGTAAAGGAAATTCTTGAGCATATGGCGGATACGTTAGCTAACGGTGAGCGTATTGAAGTCCGTGGTTTCGGCAGTTTTTCTCTTCACTACCGTGCTCCACGCGTTGGCCGTAACCCAAAAACTGGTGATAAAGTGGAACTAGAAGGTAAATATGTTCCTCATTTTAAACCAGGTAAAGAATTACGTGATCGTGTAAATATTTACGGCCAATAATCAGGCTGTAAATCTTAATTATTACATCAAAACAGTGCTTGTATTTTATACGGCACTGTTTTTTATATCTAGCCAACACCAACACCAACACCAACACCAACACCAACACCAACACCAACACTTTTAATGCCTATAAAACAATAAAATAAATCCAAAATCAGCTTTAGAGATATAGACATGTTTTGCGAAGCGCTTCGCAAACTAATATGTATCTTCTTGTTAGCAAAAAACAGATTGGGAAGCGTTACGTAAAATAAAAAAATGAGACTTAAAAAATGCATAGGAATAAATAAACTAAAGTAAATAAACGCTATGTAGGGATACAAAAGTTGATAAAAAACATCATCTACATAATAAGATGGCTAAATAACTCACTCAAAAAATATAATTTAATCTTTAATAGGGAATTACCTGTTTCGATGACAATGGTTTCTATTGCTTTGATTTTAGGTATATTACCACTTTTATTTATACCTAAAATTTTAATACTGAGTGAATTATTATTTGTTTTTTTGTTTGTATCGGTATTAATAATATTCTTTATATTTGGTAAATCAGGAAAATTTTTAGCACTAATTATTATGTTTTTTCTATGGGCTAATTGGCATGGAGTTAATATAATTAATCATATTAATTATCTATCTGAAAAAAATAACGATATTGATGTGGTTATTGTTGGTATTCCTTTGAATAACAAAGAGCAAAAAATCAAAGTACGTATTGATAAAATTAACAATCGCATTGTTTTTCCTCCGCTATATGCTACATGGAAAACGAAGGAAACGGTTTGTGCTGGGCAGTCTTGGCGGGTCAATGGCAAAATAAAGCCACTTCACAGTTCACTAAATGAAGGCGGATTTAACCTACAACGTTATTATTTAGCTAATAGGATCATAGGAGTTTTGAAAAGCCAAAAAGAAAAGCCATTAGAAAAGGCGTGTTCTGTAAGGCAAAAAATCATTTATAACTATATGGAACTAATTGATTCATTATCTAATAAAGGAATTATTTATGGGTTAATGTTTGGCGATAGAAGTTTATTGCCCGCAGATCAAACCTATTTACTGCAGAAAACAAATTTGACACATTTAATGGCTATCTCGGGCTTACATATTGGCTTAGCTTACTTGTTTGGCTTTCTTATTACTCGAGGAGTTCAATATTTTTTACCAATAAAATATATTAATGAAATACTCCCAGTAGTAATAGGTATAGGGCTAGCTATTTTTTATGCGTGGATCTCGGGGTTTGCTATCCCTGCAACACGGGCACTGTTTGCCTTACTATTATGGGTATATATTAGAAATAAGCCTGCAAGGTACTTTGCTTGGCAATGGGCACTTTGGAGCATAGCGGGAATATTACTGTTAGATCCATTAGCTATTTTGTCGGATAGTTTTTGGCTATCTAGCTTCGCTGTACTCGCTATTCTGTATTGGTTATCGATATTTCCATTAACCTACCAT
It includes:
- a CDS encoding HlyD family type I secretion periplasmic adaptor subunit, giving the protein MKHRLDKNRYNSFLPSHLAILKTPPSYLALYVAISIGIGVFLAVTWSFFGKLDIQATTQGKLIVSGRTQLIQAFELSRLEHIHVTDGQIVKQGDPLITVNVLGVDQDILSLNYQHNFHVSEILIYQSLISQQPLEQLPLFSQLTETEQNNTRASYQTQKIEFDSLINELNNEIQLNIVNQQARKDELLTINSLIVNIKKRLDAHHSLTEKQLISQKEFLEQERELLIAKKEKVTKLSELSILKSQHHALNEKMGRMKAQKNQEWDEKYKQADFKRVSLEQELLKNKERNQLEIIRAPVDGTIQQLATHTLGAVLQPAQQLMAVVPNNDVQLAEIKILNKDIGFIHEGLRAEVKIDAFPYTRYGTVEGEVISVSRDSTLDENLGLVFLGQIGLNQKELVVDGESIELTPGLSIVAEIKTDKRRIIDYLLSPINEYTSNAMREK
- a CDS encoding peptidase domain-containing ABC transporter — encoded protein: MDSLKSKSTLYFISVIAKLSGGINPKELEKTLNEPISYNEKLNLIKSKYSIRCRNKYQRNKNLTKIVCPAILYNTKGEAFLLANRNQEQVLVQQFGHTPPEIWSIEELNQQWSGHWLQVSLKQGQFDITWFQVEFMKYKSIILWVLFFSFILQILALVSPIVMQVIMDKVLVHNSLVTLDVLIFGLIIAALIEVTLKGLREYIYHHTVNRIDMTLGLKLVDHLLRLPIPFFKSRQIGAIVTRVKELETIREFLTSSFFTLCVDVLFLFVFIFVMNLISTTLTIIFLCSIPFYLLLAWWLTPKIESAAQQQFTNIAINTSFLTESINGIETAKSLSVEPNFTRRWDGQTADMSQTNFVSGQISSRSEHLVMAIEKITSAIVLWVGASEVLALQMTIGQLIAFHMMVNHANQPLIKLTKLWGDYIRTRVAIEKLSQIINLPIEQSQQENKLPLQGHLNLKNISFRYQPNMPFVLKNFNLNIKAGETIGIVGTSGSGKSTLAKLLLRLYTPESGTIFVDHTPISAINLHSLRQQIGIVLQENFLFSQSVFHNIAQTSPDASMDEVIHAAKMAGAHDFILKLPKGYDTVLAEGGTSLSGGQRQRIAIARTLLSNPRVIIFDEATSALDDESQAVIQENMHIIAKGRTIITIAHRLSTIRHHQRIIVMKNGEIIEQGSHQQLIEQGNFYKHLWTLQQSLKSDMDVK
- the ybfF gene encoding esterase, whose product is MTVLLNHTIHKPENPISNSPIVLIHGLFGDLNNLGVLGRNLQQYFDTIQIDVRNHGDSFRDEQMSYQQMAQDVITLVKSLGYKNAILIGHSMGGKIAMAATAIAPNFIDSIVAIDMAPVAYQVRRHDKIFAALDAVTAKNAKTRQEATVIMRDYINEDGVIQFLLKSFKQGEWKFNLPALKTNYESIIGWETVPAWDKSVLLIPGGNSPYVQAEYKDQIAQQFPQAKAWVVADTGHWVHAEKPDHVLRAIHRFLSIPE
- the seqA gene encoding replication initiation negative regulator SeqA produces the protein MKTIEVDEELYRYIASHTQHIGESASDILRRMLNFKSGQPVQAKEMGQEHAVIKAEPAMSIPAVALNPVRVMRELLLSDAYAEKSKAIDRFMLILSTLYSLDANRFASATELMHGRTRIYFAGDEQTLLAAGKQSKPRHIPGTPYWVITNTNTNRKRSMVDAIMQEMQFPANVIEKVCNTI